A stretch of the Dioscorea cayenensis subsp. rotundata cultivar TDr96_F1 chromosome 4, TDr96_F1_v2_PseudoChromosome.rev07_lg8_w22 25.fasta, whole genome shotgun sequence genome encodes the following:
- the LOC120259514 gene encoding protein trichome birefringence-like 1 has product MPPEMTYLGQVISHRRTCRWSFGGHPCRRSTWLDGKRLLEILNGKRLVFVGDSLNQNMWASLGCICLASLEHKDHAFEVPSWHEYIRKKSFRAVHFFDYNCSITSIEYHLQQVERFVRLDLISEAAKYYKTADIIVFNSGHWSTDANTNRGQDFFVEADHIYSHLGQTDAFVQALQKWWLTLPLMPLGLNFSFSDTVLHTIWVATKTP; this is encoded by the exons ATGCCCCCAGAAATGACCTATTTAGGACAGGTTATCTCTCACCGTCGCACCTGCCGCTGGAGTTTTGGTGGCCACCCCTGTAGAAGAAGTACATG GTTAGATGGGAAAAGGTTGCTGGAGATTTTGAACGGAAAGAGGCTTGTATTTGTAGGAGACTCACTGAATCAGAATATGTGGGCATCTCTCGGTTGCATATGTCTGGCCTCCTTGGAACACAAAGATCATGCATTTGAGGTCCCAAGTTGGCATGAGTATATCAGGAAGAAAAGTTTCCGTGCTGTTCATTTTTTT GATTACAACTGCTCCATAACCTCCATTGAATATCATCTACAGCAAGTTGAGCGGTTTGTGAGATTGGACCTCATTTCGGAGGCAGCCAAATATTATAAGACAGCAGATATCATTGTGTTCAATTCCGGTCATTGGTCGACAGATGCAAACACCAACCGAGG GCAAGACTTCTTTGTGGAAGCCGATCACATCTACTCACACCTGGGTCAAACTGATGCCTTTGTGCAGGCCTTGCAAAAGTGGTGGTTGACTCTTCCATTGATGCCGCTAGGACTAAATTTTTCTTTCTCGGATACCGTTCTTCACACTATAT GGGTGGCCACCAAAACTCCATAG
- the LOC120259457 gene encoding uncharacterized protein LOC120259457 isoform X1 has translation MADEGNQNGSGEMDLSLNLGLPQSYLNGVTGLGTTLTISSSPTAEGDSDPMKPPEQEDLYAAANLLINVGSVPVAEEQGYAVDPLVPVEAVPLRSFVIRDVLLVPDDAVPLVAVQPSASDIDASPLTTTRCHDENSQVVRLFFVSDPNFRFERPTETENQPVRQEGSGQGSAVKDDDNAEFECNVCFDTAKEPVVTSCGHLFCWSCLYRWLHRNLENKECPTCKGALLGCNITPIYGRGGPERSMRGEVGEEGKQGGFVIPPRPRGSRFEGFNQWFEPVFDVADEDVISSWRSIVEEGMRNMFERIVEPSMKEMFNRCYQTLMETQADQWDPVFGETIGEVLSQRRCPRVPQSNAVVSASTYRREDLLWQWFTLCGLAKTQKLTAMANMEIMFDRITAGMGGITSVGPSAVAGPSSTMAVIQGDSAFASDSPEANSSETSGSLRRTWSSVSGSSYGDDGDDGDDGDVHENIRRRLN, from the coding sequence ATGGCGGATGAGGGAAATCAGAACGGGAGTGGAGAGATGGATCTCAGTCTCAACCTTGGTCTCCCTCAATCCTACCTCAATGGTGTCACCGGCCTCGGAACCACCCTCACTATCAGCTCCTCTCCCACCGCCGAAGGGGACAGCGATCCGATGAAGCCTCCGGAACAAGAAGATCTCTATGCTGCGGCCAACCTTTTGATCAATGTTGGATCAGTGCCCGTGGCTGAGGAGCAGGGCTACGCCGTTGATCCTCTTGTTCCCGTTGAAGCAGTTCCATTGCGAAGCTTCGTGATAAGAGATGTGCTGTTGGTCCCTGATGATGCAGTGCCGCTGGTTGCTGTACAACCTTCAGCTTCGGATATCGACGCTTCTCCATTGACGACTACTCGGTGTCATGATGAGAATTCGCAGGTTGTGCGCTTGTTCTTCGTTTCTGATCCAAATTTCAGGTTTGAGAGACCGACAGAAACCGAGAATCAGCCTGTGAGGCAGGAGGGATCTGGACAGGGTTCGGCGGTGAAGGACGATGATAATGCTGAATTTGAGTGCAATGTATGTTTTGATACCGCAAAGGAGCCTGTGGTCACTTCTTGTGGTCATCTCTTCTGTTGGTCATGTTTGTATCGATGGTTGCATCGTAACCTGGAGAACAAAGAATGCCCAACATGCAAAGGTGCTTTGCTTGGATGTAACATCACACCCATCTATGGGCGAGGGGGACCGGAGAGAAGCATGCGTGGTGAGGTTGGAGAGGAAGGGAAGCAGGGGGGGTTTGTGATACCACCAAGGCCACGGGGAAGTCGGTTTGAGGGCTTCAACCAATGGTTTGAGCCTGTTTTTGATGTGGCTGATGAGGATGTTATATCTAGTTGGAGAAGTATTGTGGAGGAGGGGATGAGGAATATGTTTGAAAGAATTGTGGAGCCAAGCATGAAAGAGATGTTTAACCGTTGTTATCAAACGTTGATGGAGACTCAGGCAGACCAATGGGATCCCGTGTTTGGTGAAACCATTGGTGAGGTGTTAAGCCAAAGAAGGTGTCCAAGAGTTCCTCAGAGTAATGCTGTTGTCTCAGCTTCTACTTACAGGAGGGAGGACTTACTTTGGCAATGGTTTACACTTTGTGGCCTTGCTAAAACTCAGAAACTCACAGCTATGGCCAACATGGAGATCATGTTTGATAGGATCACTGCTGGTATGGGTGGAATTACTTCTGTTGGGCCTTCTGCAGTTGCTGGTCCCTCTAGCACAATGGCTGTGATTCAAGGAGATAGTGCTTTTGCTTCTGACTCACCAGAAGCAAACAGTTCAGAGACTTCTGGGTCTCTTAGAAGAACTTGGAGCAGTGTTTCTGGCTCTTCATATGgggatgatggagatgatggggATGATGGAGATGTTCATGAAAATATAAGGAGGAGGTTGAACTAA
- the LOC120259457 gene encoding uncharacterized protein LOC120259457 isoform X2 — translation MDLSLNLGLPQSYLNGVTGLGTTLTISSSPTAEGDSDPMKPPEQEDLYAAANLLINVGSVPVAEEQGYAVDPLVPVEAVPLRSFVIRDVLLVPDDAVPLVAVQPSASDIDASPLTTTRCHDENSQVVRLFFVSDPNFRFERPTETENQPVRQEGSGQGSAVKDDDNAEFECNVCFDTAKEPVVTSCGHLFCWSCLYRWLHRNLENKECPTCKGALLGCNITPIYGRGGPERSMRGEVGEEGKQGGFVIPPRPRGSRFEGFNQWFEPVFDVADEDVISSWRSIVEEGMRNMFERIVEPSMKEMFNRCYQTLMETQADQWDPVFGETIGEVLSQRRCPRVPQSNAVVSASTYRREDLLWQWFTLCGLAKTQKLTAMANMEIMFDRITAGMGGITSVGPSAVAGPSSTMAVIQGDSAFASDSPEANSSETSGSLRRTWSSVSGSSYGDDGDDGDDGDVHENIRRRLN, via the coding sequence ATGGATCTCAGTCTCAACCTTGGTCTCCCTCAATCCTACCTCAATGGTGTCACCGGCCTCGGAACCACCCTCACTATCAGCTCCTCTCCCACCGCCGAAGGGGACAGCGATCCGATGAAGCCTCCGGAACAAGAAGATCTCTATGCTGCGGCCAACCTTTTGATCAATGTTGGATCAGTGCCCGTGGCTGAGGAGCAGGGCTACGCCGTTGATCCTCTTGTTCCCGTTGAAGCAGTTCCATTGCGAAGCTTCGTGATAAGAGATGTGCTGTTGGTCCCTGATGATGCAGTGCCGCTGGTTGCTGTACAACCTTCAGCTTCGGATATCGACGCTTCTCCATTGACGACTACTCGGTGTCATGATGAGAATTCGCAGGTTGTGCGCTTGTTCTTCGTTTCTGATCCAAATTTCAGGTTTGAGAGACCGACAGAAACCGAGAATCAGCCTGTGAGGCAGGAGGGATCTGGACAGGGTTCGGCGGTGAAGGACGATGATAATGCTGAATTTGAGTGCAATGTATGTTTTGATACCGCAAAGGAGCCTGTGGTCACTTCTTGTGGTCATCTCTTCTGTTGGTCATGTTTGTATCGATGGTTGCATCGTAACCTGGAGAACAAAGAATGCCCAACATGCAAAGGTGCTTTGCTTGGATGTAACATCACACCCATCTATGGGCGAGGGGGACCGGAGAGAAGCATGCGTGGTGAGGTTGGAGAGGAAGGGAAGCAGGGGGGGTTTGTGATACCACCAAGGCCACGGGGAAGTCGGTTTGAGGGCTTCAACCAATGGTTTGAGCCTGTTTTTGATGTGGCTGATGAGGATGTTATATCTAGTTGGAGAAGTATTGTGGAGGAGGGGATGAGGAATATGTTTGAAAGAATTGTGGAGCCAAGCATGAAAGAGATGTTTAACCGTTGTTATCAAACGTTGATGGAGACTCAGGCAGACCAATGGGATCCCGTGTTTGGTGAAACCATTGGTGAGGTGTTAAGCCAAAGAAGGTGTCCAAGAGTTCCTCAGAGTAATGCTGTTGTCTCAGCTTCTACTTACAGGAGGGAGGACTTACTTTGGCAATGGTTTACACTTTGTGGCCTTGCTAAAACTCAGAAACTCACAGCTATGGCCAACATGGAGATCATGTTTGATAGGATCACTGCTGGTATGGGTGGAATTACTTCTGTTGGGCCTTCTGCAGTTGCTGGTCCCTCTAGCACAATGGCTGTGATTCAAGGAGATAGTGCTTTTGCTTCTGACTCACCAGAAGCAAACAGTTCAGAGACTTCTGGGTCTCTTAGAAGAACTTGGAGCAGTGTTTCTGGCTCTTCATATGgggatgatggagatgatggggATGATGGAGATGTTCATGAAAATATAAGGAGGAGGTTGAACTAA